A single region of the Theileria annulata chromosome 4, complete sequence, *** SEQUENCING IN PROGRESS *** genome encodes:
- a CDS encoding uncharacterized protein (Tap579b07.q1c.C.cand.42 - score = 28.14;~SMART 1 transmembrane domain at aa 5-27;~1 probable transmembrane helix predicted for TA10615 by TMHMM2.0 at aa 5-27): MAIKVNWAKTAIASGVVAAAAVLLYYVFKNDDEEEEEYDSYKQTFNSSTMSTSRVEKMTRKECFDLLKKIADSQDETKNLMATLVDDILNGRLPSKILDVYQRALPAIPNDPLESRGLTLFDLDHLVDKYQNDPSIRECILNIMNMAPTEGDDENISLDELIKVHEYMLAELGKMVSSYRKMPNKDSLDKKALTVALQALISAKVQDKFGYSYSSIDRAVIKNHTDLSMNTKFARLTMQMQSEMSEITG, translated from the exons ATGGCCATTAAAGTCAATTGGGCGAAGACAGCTATCGCATCCG GCGTTGTCGCTGCCGCAGCCGTTTTGCTATATTACGTGTTTAAGAACGACGATGAGGAAGAAGAGGAATATGACTCATATAAACAGACCTTCAACTCTTCAACAATGTCAACTAGTAGAGTGGAAAAG ATGACAAGAAAAGAATGTTTCGATTTGTTGAAGAAGATTGCAGATAGCCAAGATGAAACCAAGAACTTAATGGCAACACTAGTCGATGATATATTGAACGGGAGATTGCCTTCAAAAATACTAGATGTGTATCAAAGAGCATTGCCAGCAATTCCAAACGACCCATTGGAATCCAGAGGATTAACCTTGTTTGACCTGGATCACCTGGTCGATAAGTACCAAAACGACCCCTCAATCCGAGAGTGCATACTCAACATAATGAACATGGCTCCCACAGAAGGAGACGACGAGAACATATCGCTCGATGAACTAATTAAAGTACACGAGTACATGCTCGCAGAGCTAGGTAAGATGGTATCTTCGTATAGGAAGATGCCAAACAAGGACTCCTTGGATAAGAAGGCACTCACAGTTGCACTTCAGGCACTAATCTCAGCCAAGGTCCAGGACAAGTTCGGATACAGCTACTCCTCAATTGACAGAGCTGTTATCAAAAACCACACAGACCTAAGCATGAACACCAAGTTCGCCAGACTCACCATGCAAATGCAGAGTGAAATGTCTGAAATCACAGGGTAA
- a CDS encoding RuvB-like DNA repair helicase, putative (Tap579b07.q1c.cand.111 - score = 40.31;~SMART AAA (SM00382) at aa 101-403, E()=9.65e-10): protein MEISNDSSRIITEIKSNNSSKKSFNRSKERISVHSHIKGLGVHPSVFSLDTSKLNYDGKDDPKLLVDYENCFNPDCGLIGQFKAREASLIAVDMIKSKKMAGKALLLAGPSGSGKTALAMGIARELNTSAPFTILSSTEVFSTEVKKTEILNEAVRKSIHIVIKDEKQIYEGEVTELTAEEVENPTGGFAKCMNGVLVTLKTVKGSKTLRLAPQVHEQLVKEKVSIGDVIFIESGSGQVRRCGRCDVYSTEFDLEVEEYVPLPKGDVLKQKQVVQEVSLNDLDMANSNPSGGSDIVTMLNQYLRPKRTEITDKLRLEVNKAVNKYVDLGIAEVIPGVLYIDEVHMFDIECFTYLSKVMESPLSPIVILSTNRGISSVRGSDFIEAHGIPADLLDRLLIIKTVPYTIHEMVQILKIRSKVENVPISDQGLKRLGEIGLNSSLRYCIQLISPSNVLRNLEEKLTVESKHIDDADSLFMDSKTSAQRIVEQSDLFIS, encoded by the exons ATGGAGATTTCCAACGATTCTAGCAGAATTATTActgaaataaaatcaaacaACTCAAGTAAAAAAAGTTTTAACCGCAGCAAGGAGAGAATCTCAGTCCATAGTCACATAAAGGGACTCGGTGTTCATCCTTCTGTTTTTAGTCTCGACACATCTAAGTTAAATTACGACGGCAAAGATGATCCGAAATTGTTAGTCGATTatgaaaattgttttaatcCTGATTGTGGCCTGATTGGCCAATTTAAGGCCAGAGAAGCCTCGTTGATTGCAGTTGATATGATAAAGTCTAAAAAGATGGCAG GAAAAGCTCTGCTCTTGGCTGGACCAAGTGGTAGTGGAAAGACTGCTCTTGCCATGGGTATCGCTAGAGAATTGAATACAAGTGCTCCCTTCACAATCTTATCAAGCACTGAAGTTTTCAGCACTGAAGTTAAAAAGACcgaaattttaaatgaagCTGTCCGGAAGTCGATCCATATAGTCATTAAGGACGAGAAACAGATATACGAAGGTGAAGTTACAGAACTGACTGCAGAAGAAGTTGAAAATCCAACAGGAGGATTCG CCAAGTGTATGAATGGTGTACTTGTAACTCTGAAGACTGTTAAAGGGTCAAAAACTCTTAGATTGGCTCCTCAAGTCCATGAACAACTAGTTAAGGAGAAAGTCTCAATAGGAGACGTTATATTCATAGAATCAGGCTCAG GCCAGGTTAGAAGATGTGGAAGGTGTGATGTTTACTCGACGGAGTTTGACTTGGAGGTTGAGGAGTACGTTCCACTTCCAAAGGGCGACGTACTTAAGCAGAAACAGGTCGTCCAGGAGGTTTCTCTGAACGATCTTGATATGGCAAACTCAAATCCATCA ggCGGTAGTGACATAGTCACAATGCTTAACCAGTATTTAAGGCCTAAACGTACAGAAATCACAGACAAGCTGAGGCTCGAGGTTAACAAGGCTGTGAACAAGTACGTAGACTTAGGAATCGCAGAAGTAATACCCGGAGTCCTGTATATTGACGAGGTCCACATGTTCGACATTGAGTGTTTTACGTATCTAAGCAAGGTTATGGAGTCACCGCTCTCTCCAATAGTTATCCTCTCAACTAATCGTGGA ATAAGCAGTGTTCGAGGAAGTGATTTTATAGAGGCACACGGGATCCCGGCGGATTTATTGGACCGTCTCCTAATTATAAAAACAGTACCATACACAATACACGAG ATGgttcaaatattaaaaataaggAGCAAAGTTGAGAACGTGCCAATTAGTGACCAGGGTTTGAAAAGGCTTGGAGAAATCGGGTTAAACTCCAGCCTTAGGTATTGCATCCAGCTGATATCGCCGTCCAACGTTCTGAGGAACCTCGAAGAAAAGTTAACTGTTGAATCCAAGCACATCGACGACGCAGACTCGCTCTTCATGGATTCTAAAACCTCAGCTCAGAGGATCGTGGAGCAGTCTGACCTCtttatttcataa